Part of the Arachis hypogaea cultivar Tifrunner chromosome 6, arahy.Tifrunner.gnm2.J5K5, whole genome shotgun sequence genome, TAGAGATGGTTTTGTTTGTTAATAAAtgacagaaagaaaaagaagaaaggccAAGCAGAAGCACGAGTGGGAGTTAGGGTAAGCAATGTTGTATCTATTGTCCTCTTGCCATCGCCAACACCGTCGTGGTTGCATTGCATCCCCGGTGCCCGGTGGGAAAGGGAAAGATTTTTGTTCTAATAGGGTGAAAATTCGTGGTTGCATTGCATCCCCGGTGCCCTGTGCCCGGTGGGAAAGGGAAAGATTTTTGTTCTAATAGGGTAAAAATTCAAGTGCAGTCTACTTCACATAAAATTAATAACTgagaattgttaaataatttgactgatttgactaaatttttatttaacggcTCTCTAACAGCcattaactatcaacttcacgtgaagtagATTGCACTTGAGTTTCTACTTTCTCATATATGattatttgaaactaaaaaataattgaatttttatatttgatgAATCTAAAAGAACAGTGTgcgtcaaaaataaaaatagagatgtttaaactttttaaataaataagtaaatatttttgtctttttaaaattaattataaaaatattttggtataataaaataatattatataatttgttGGATAATATAATTCGtatatcatatttttattttatctatatttttataatatcgatcaataaatttattatgGTAGACTAAAGTATCAATTTCAATATTACGAGACTTATATCACATTTTTGCAATTTATACTTTTACTCGTCATGGCTATCAAATACTTTTTTAGTTTTGTTATAGCTTTTTGAATAGTATTTTGGTTCCTTTAGATTTACATATTTGTTTAGTGTAGTTTAAAATGAAGGCATTTTTACCTTTTCATTATAAGGGCTATATAaccttttagttttcttttttaaagtgaaatattattagatttttttacctaataaataaaataaaaagatttcatATTATATGAATTTTCTAACtgaaatttaaatatgaaaataaatttaagaattagcaaaaattattatttttagccaATGCAACAATTTAATACTTTTAATCATcagttcaattttttaatttaataatttaataatatatttttaatctatatttttaaatattgttgactaattattgacaaaaaaaatcgATTAGAAGATAGCGTATTTATTAATCCCTCAACAAATTTGCTAAATCTAGAAAATAACattgtaaaaaaattagaaaaatgtgaaaaaaatgtattactttaattttaacaacacaTGTATAATcattttagtataaatattagAATCCATGTTTTATTATTATgggtataaaaaaaataaaaatactaagttAAAGAAAAAACAGTAGGTAAAAAGTTATTATTAGTAAACATAGTGATGATGGCCACATCACATCATATATAACATATAGCCATAAGGCATTTTCTTATTCTTCCCTGCATACATGCATATACCAAACTAAAAACTACTTAAGGCATGTTAAACCTCTTGATACATCATTAGAGAAAGAGAAATTACTTTATTATAATTCATACCATGCAAGCACCATTCTTTTCTCCTTCAAAACATAACTAAGCCTTAGCCATTCCATCTGTCTCCTCCTCCTCAAGAGGAGGCAAGGTAAACAAGATTGCCTGATCTCTTGCCTCTTTGATCCTCTGAGCGTCTTCTCTGCTCACTTGATACATGTTTGCAACCACGTCGACTGGCAGCACCCTGATGGCCGATGATTCTCCGATCAAGGTATTGATCATGGCGTTCTCACCTGTTTTGAATGCTATCCACTCGAACCCTTCTTCCCCAGCATGCATCACCGCCACAAAGTTCTGGGGGATGACTACAACTTGACCCTCTTCCATCACGTTGTCGAAAACATTCTTCCCTTTGTTATCCCCCACCTGAACTCGACCACGCCCTCCCGTCACGTACATTACGCTGTGCGCGTTCAGGTTCCAATGTGGAACATAAACACCATACtgcatgcatacatatacaaaacataagaaaaaaaaatctcaaaactcttgaaaacaaaataaattaaaattcaattagaaGATACATTTGAAGTTCAAACTTAATAAGAAGTCATATTTAGTAAATTTTATACAGAATTTATATGATAACTTAATATAATATTAACTGAAATTTATTGTTTTAATATTAGTTATTAGCGTTActcaaaatataatatatattatttaaattatttttttattagtttaatattaatagtaattaattaattgacaatgttagagaaacaaaaaaaagtcattatttaatttaacatttattaattatcgaaacaattaataaatactaaataaaacaaattatgattattttttgttaattttttttatcaaatatttttgttaattataataaaatacataaaaagtacataaaataaaaaaaaattatggataCTTTATATGCCCTTTTGTATAtttctattataattaattatcatcaaaattaaactaacagaaaaataatcTCGATAACAATATAGTTTCTTAAAAAATCACCCCTCCATTGTCAACCAATATGAAATTCATCCGTCGAATTGAATTTCTTACCTTGTAAAGAACGCCTCTCTCAGCACTGAGTTGGAGATCAGCGAGAATAGGGAGCTTGATGCTGTTAAGAGTGGCGATCCGACCGGCATGCGGCACATAGATATCTGCACGTGCAGCACTGCCGACAGCCTCTCGGACCCTGAGGGTACATATAGTCTCCTCAAGGCCGTTAGCGTTGGCCCGTGAGCCTGGCTCGGGCCTAACAACATCAAGACCTCCCTCCACCATGACTATGTTCTTTCTCTTATCATCAGGGCCTTGTATCTTCCTCGCCGTCTCTACCCTCACACCAAACACCTGGGCCAACAAGTTCACGTTGATTCCGCTGAACACGTTCCTTCCGCTAATGCTTTTCTCTCTTCCGCCCTCTCCATGTTCATCTTCCGTATTCCCAGCAATGTAAAATCTCTACAGTATTCTTCATTAGTATTATCATAATTAATTTAGCAGAAAGGGAAAATGATATAGTAATTGAGTTGTACTCTTGGGAGTGTGCCTAGCTGATTAGCGACGTTATTAGTGTGAAGGAGGATAACGACAACAAGGGGAACATCACCGTTGTTGTAGAACCAGTAACCTATTCCTGGAGGT contains:
- the LOC112695203 gene encoding 11S globulin, whose product is MGKPVIKPLVVLLLSLILVSECAAIRSQKRRMGQRVQLSLEECGYLEKLEAIEPDYYRIEAEGGVTESWNHTNKMLRCAGVALVRRTVKPGGLVLPSYTNAPQLMYYVQGSGIQGMTIFPSCPESFEEPEEEGQEYREQHQKVHEIRGGDIIAIPPGIGYWFYNNGDVPLVVVILLHTNNVANQLGTLPRRFYIAGNTEDEHGEGGREKSISGRNVFSGINVNLLAQVFGVRVETARKIQGPDDKRKNIVMVEGGLDVVRPEPGSRANANGLEETICTLRVREAVGSAARADIYVPHAGRIATLNSIKLPILADLQLSAERGVLYKYGVYVPHWNLNAHSVMYVTGGRGRVQVGDNKGKNVFDNVMEEGQVVVIPQNFVAVMHAGEEGFEWIAFKTGENAMINTLIGESSAIRVLPVDVVANMYQVSREDAQRIKEARDQAILFTLPPLEEEETDGMAKA